One genomic region from Pyxicephalus adspersus chromosome 1, UCB_Pads_2.0, whole genome shotgun sequence encodes:
- the SMIM12 gene encoding small integral membrane protein 12: MWPLLATAVRTYAPYITFPVALVVGAVGYHLEWFIRGTPQKTIEEKSILEQREERVLQEAAGRDLTQVTSLKEKPEFTPKAVLNRNRPEKS; the protein is encoded by the coding sequence ATGTGGCCTCTGTTAGCGACTGCAGTAAGGACGTATGCTCCATACATTACCTTCCCAGTGGCACTCGTGGTGGGAGCTGTGGGATATCACTTGGAATGGTTTATTCGTGGAACCCCACAAAAGACTATAGAAGAGAAAAGCATTTTAGAGCAAAGAGAGGAAAGAGTGTTACAGGAGGCCGCAGGACGGGATCTTACTCAAGTCACCAGTTTGAAGGAAAAACCAGAATTTACACCCAAAGCTGTCCTTAATCGCAACCGACCGGAAAAAAGCTAA